A portion of the Tamandua tetradactyla isolate mTamTet1 chromosome 16, mTamTet1.pri, whole genome shotgun sequence genome contains these proteins:
- the RNF225 gene encoding RING finger protein 225 produces the protein MPCPRPPWLRHPRGSPDSDYSSPGSLSAPRSPGRGEEEEEEDEEEDGSPGSGPILSPASPVECLICVSPFDGVFKLPKRLDCGHVFCLECLARLSLATAGGGDAVACPVCRAPTRLAPRGGLPALPTQPGLLPRDARAPLPRQGSVRFDRRRGLLYLRPPPPGPRKARAPRPPPPPPPLRLGRPLSRRLTLTSPAWAFNAAVALAVLVAAGLVVSGVYIFFLIPRAAAPSRPQLVALAPAPGFWLPPEQPKTSAGTPGPTGPDLDALEPEGAPGDPAETERSRDWTLGHTWGSAADRRGIPRAPGGRGAWGAQ, from the coding sequence ATGCCCTGCCCTCGGCCGCCCTGGCTCCGCCACCCCCGGGGCTCCCCGGACTCAGACTACAGCTCTCCGGGGTCGCTCTCGGCGCCCCGCTCCCCGggtaggggagaggaggaggaggaggaggatgaggaggaggaCGGCAGCCCGGGCTCGGGCCCCATCCTGTCCCCCGCGTCCCCCGTGGAGTGCCTCATCTGCGTTTCGCCCTTCGACGGCGTCTTCAAGTTGCCCAAGCGCCTGGACTGCGGCCATGTCTTCTGCCTCGAGTGCCTGGCGCGCCTGTCGCTGGCCACAGCGGGCGGCGGCGACGCGGTGGCCTGCCCGGTGTGCCGCGCGCCCACGCGCCTGGCCCCGCGCGGCGGGCTGCCCGCACTGCCCACGCAGCCCGGCCTGCTGCCCCGCGACGCGCGAGCGCCTCTGCCGCGCCAGGGCTCGGTGCGCTTCGACCGCCGCCGCGGCCTGCTCTACCTGCGGCCGCCACCGCCCGGCCCGCGCAAGGCCCGCGCTccgcgcccgccgccgccgccgccgccgctgcgcCTCGGCCGTCCGCTGTCGCGCCGCCTGACGCTGACCAGCCCGGCCTGGGCCTTCAACGCGGCCGTGGCGCTGGCCGTGCTGGTGGCCGCGGGTCTCGTGGTCTCGGGCGTCTACATCTTCTTCCTCATCCCGCGCGCCGCCGCCCCCTCGCGTCCCCAGCTCGTGGCGCTCGCCCCGGCGCCTGGCTTCTGGCTCCCGCCGGAGCAGCCCAAGACCTCTGCCGGGACGCCCGGCCCCACGGGCCCCGACCTGGACGCTCTGGAGCCGGAGGGGGCCCCTGGGGACCCGGCAGAGACTGAGCGGAGCCGGGACTGGACTTTGGGTCACACGTGGGGGTCAGCGGCTGACCGCAGGGGGATCCCCAGGGCGCCCGGCGGGAGGGGGGCGTGGGGGGCCCAATAA
- the RPS5 gene encoding small ribosomal subunit protein uS7, which translates to MTEWETAAPAVAETPDIKLFGKWSTDDVQINDISLQDYIAVKEKYAKYLPHSAGRYAAKRFRKAQCPIVERLTNSMMMHGRNNGKKLMTVRIVKHAFEIIHLLTGENPLQVLVNAIINSGPREDSTRIGRAGTVRRQAVDVSPLRRVNQAIWLLCTGAREAAFRNIKTIAECLADELINAAKGSSNSYAIKKKDELERVAKSNR; encoded by the exons ATGACTGAGTGGGAGACAGCTGCGCCGGCTGTGGCCGAGACCCCTGACATTAAACTCTTCGGGAAGTGGAGCACAGATGATGTGCAGATAAATGACATTTCTTTGCAG GACTATATTGCAGTGAAGGAGAAGTATGCCAAGTACCTTCCCCACAGTGCAGGGCGCTATGCGGCCAAGCGCTTCCGCAAGGCGCAGTGCCCCATCGTGGAGCGCCTCACCAACTCGATGATGATGCACGGCCGCAACAACGGCAAGAAGCTCATGACCGTGCGCATCGTCAAGCACGCCTTTGAGATCATCCACCTGCTCACTGGCGAG AACCCCTTGCAGGTCCTTGTGAATGCCATCATCAACAGCGGCCCCCGAGAGGACTCGACACGCATTGGGCGAGCTGGGACAGTCAGGCGGCAGGCTGTGGACGTGTCCCCACTGCGCCGCGTAAACCAG GCCATCTGGCTGCTGTGCACAGGCGCCCGTGAGGCGGCCTTTCGGAACATCAAGACGATTGCTGAGTGCCTGGCTGATGAGCTCATCAATGCAGCCAAG GGCTCCTCCAACTCCTACGCCATCAAGAAGAAGGACGAACTGGAGCGTGTGGCCAAGTCCAACCGCTGA